A single genomic interval of Spirosoma linguale DSM 74 harbors:
- a CDS encoding conserved hypothetical protein (KEGG: vfi:VF_A0979 hypothetical protein) → MKKWLLAGLLLSFGACLFLLLNNSRNPPAVEVVNYDPLLQKTDSGWYYKGEVFSGYMVEKEKDGLIVYRLPIVDGRETGLANGWYNTGEKLLERRFVNGKKEGLYKQWWPNGQPRYVFHYRHDQYDGPQLVFFPDGKKREESMYTLGEQDGPQRVWDKDGKLVANYTIRNKRAYGLMSVKSCLPVMH, encoded by the coding sequence ATGAAAAAATGGTTGCTCGCCGGTCTTCTGCTTTCGTTTGGTGCATGTTTGTTTCTCTTGCTGAACAACTCCCGAAACCCACCGGCAGTAGAGGTTGTCAATTATGATCCACTGCTGCAAAAAACCGATAGCGGCTGGTACTACAAAGGAGAGGTATTTTCGGGCTATATGGTCGAGAAGGAAAAAGATGGCCTCATCGTTTATCGCTTACCCATCGTGGATGGCCGGGAGACTGGACTGGCAAACGGCTGGTACAATACGGGCGAGAAACTGCTGGAACGCCGATTCGTGAACGGAAAAAAGGAAGGGCTCTATAAACAGTGGTGGCCCAACGGCCAGCCTAGGTATGTGTTCCACTACCGCCACGATCAATATGATGGGCCGCAGCTCGTCTTTTTTCCGGATGGCAAGAAACGGGAAGAAAGTATGTATACCCTTGGCGAACAGGATGGTCCTCAGCGGGTATGGGACAAAGACGGCAAATTGGTCGCGAATTACACCATCCGGAATAAACGGGCCTATGGGCTTATGTCGGTCAAGAGCTGTTTACCCGTTATGCATTGA
- a CDS encoding peptidase M28 (PFAM: peptidase M28~KEGG: ccs:CCNA_00933 hypothetical protein) produces the protein MQTNTSRLLFIAFILFSPLLNAQTIMNRDPQIADLVSQISADSLKAHINGLVSFGTRHTLSVPTDANAPVAKKGLGAARQWILGKFNQYAKQSGGRMSATLDTWTLQPDGKRVDKPANMGNVMATLKGTDPTDTRVFIVQGHMDSRVTNVMNRESDAPGANDDGSGTAAVIELCRVMSKSSFPATVIFVTLTGEEQGLLGAEHLSERAIKEKWNLEAVLNNDIMGSNNSSDTRIIDNTRIRVFSEGLPGNLMKDTTGRIGQIRQFGNENDGKARTLARYLKEVGERYVENLEVVMVYRNDRYLRGGDHTPYVQRGFAAVRLTEMNENYEHQHQDLRTENGVEYGDYPKFMDFEYLRKNTAINLATLANLAKAPAVPQKVTVDVRNLTNATVLYWQAPQTGKVKGYYVLMRETYWPFWQKKFFTTKLGMTLPYSKDNYYFAVQAVSDDGNESLPVLPVPNLR, from the coding sequence ATGCAAACAAATACGTCGCGTCTCCTTTTCATCGCTTTCATCCTTTTTTCTCCCCTACTCAACGCACAAACAATCATGAACCGCGACCCTCAAATCGCGGATCTCGTCAGCCAGATTTCAGCCGATAGCCTGAAAGCCCACATCAACGGCCTGGTAAGTTTCGGCACCCGCCATACGCTGAGCGTTCCGACCGATGCCAACGCCCCCGTTGCAAAAAAAGGCCTCGGTGCCGCCCGTCAGTGGATTCTGGGTAAATTCAACCAGTACGCCAAACAGTCGGGTGGGCGCATGAGCGCTACACTCGACACCTGGACACTCCAGCCCGATGGAAAGCGTGTGGATAAACCCGCCAACATGGGCAATGTAATGGCTACCCTAAAAGGTACCGACCCTACCGACACCCGCGTTTTCATCGTACAGGGCCACATGGACAGCCGCGTCACAAACGTCATGAACCGCGAATCCGACGCGCCGGGTGCCAACGACGACGGATCGGGAACGGCTGCCGTCATTGAACTGTGCCGGGTCATGAGCAAATCATCGTTCCCGGCCACGGTCATCTTCGTTACGTTGACGGGCGAAGAGCAGGGCTTGCTCGGTGCCGAACACCTTTCCGAAAGGGCCATCAAAGAGAAATGGAACCTCGAAGCGGTGCTCAATAACGACATCATGGGCAGCAACAACAGCAGCGATACCCGCATCATCGACAACACCCGCATTCGGGTATTCAGCGAAGGGCTACCAGGCAATCTGATGAAAGATACCACCGGCCGTATCGGCCAAATCCGACAGTTTGGCAATGAGAACGACGGGAAAGCCCGCACCCTGGCCCGTTACCTGAAAGAAGTTGGTGAGCGCTACGTCGAAAACCTCGAAGTCGTGATGGTGTACCGCAATGACCGGTACCTGCGCGGGGGTGACCATACGCCCTACGTACAGCGCGGTTTTGCCGCCGTTCGTCTGACCGAGATGAACGAAAACTACGAGCATCAGCACCAGGATCTACGCACCGAGAATGGCGTTGAATACGGCGACTACCCGAAATTCATGGATTTCGAATACCTCCGCAAAAACACCGCCATCAACCTGGCCACACTGGCGAACCTAGCCAAAGCTCCGGCAGTACCCCAGAAAGTAACGGTCGATGTTCGCAACCTTACCAACGCAACGGTTCTATACTGGCAGGCTCCGCAAACGGGCAAGGTCAAGGGGTATTATGTACTGATGCGGGAAACCTACTGGCCGTTCTGGCAGAAGAAATTCTTCACCACCAAACTCGGTATGACCCTCCCCTATTCGAAAGACAACTATTACTTCGCGGTTCAGGCCGTGAGCGACGATGGCAACGAAAGTCTGCCCGTTTTACCCGTCCCGAATTTGCGGTAA
- a CDS encoding Bilirubin oxidase (PFAM: multicopper oxidase type 3; multicopper oxidase type 2~KEGG: rma:Rmag_0708 cell division protein SufI), with translation MLFGVFNYLNKNSPLTHRNAHVVSSNLNMGSLMATANRSFYRPIMQKILTLTVFLGFLFVISCSKQSDTSITPSGTTSTTTTTGTSTYNDLWIPPTLTGTTFNLTLAKSTKQLRTGTATNTYSYNNTSFWGPTLIMNKGDLVKLNVTNNLAEATTTHWHGFHIPAVMDGGPHQMIDAGTTWSPSFEVKNNAGTYWYHPHLHEKTKEQLTYGAGGLIIIKDPIESALALPRTYGEDDIPLILTSRNYTSTNAFDLSNRAYGDYQLTNGTSSAQVSLPKQFVRLRILNAEIERGYNLGFSDNRTFYIITNDGGLLDTPVPVTRVKMMVGERVEILVNLGNDAVGSSLDLMAYNAGQAFGFPGGEPNTSGDFGSLLNNKDFAVLHVNVKATTQTGITALPAKLTTNTYWTNADVTNSRTITITGGQGATAFSFDNNLYGETKINHTIKLNAIEKWTITNNNIFGHSFHIHDIQFKIISRSSGAVGTHESGWKDTVFVPVGESVSVIAKFDDFASSTNAFMYHCHFSNHEDGGMMGQFLVVQ, from the coding sequence ATGTTATTTGGGGTATTTAACTACCTCAACAAAAATTCACCCCTCACCCATAGGAATGCGCATGTCGTGTCGTCTAATCTGAATATGGGTAGCCTTATGGCTACAGCCAACCGTTCATTTTACCGCCCTATCATGCAAAAAATCCTTACGCTCACTGTATTTCTGGGCTTCTTGTTTGTCATCAGTTGTAGTAAACAGAGCGATACCAGTATTACGCCATCGGGAACGACCAGTACCACAACCACTACGGGTACATCGACCTATAATGACCTCTGGATTCCGCCCACCCTCACCGGCACGACCTTTAACCTAACACTTGCCAAATCCACTAAACAACTGCGGACGGGCACCGCAACCAACACCTACAGCTACAACAACACATCATTTTGGGGGCCCACCCTGATCATGAACAAGGGCGACCTGGTGAAGCTGAACGTGACCAACAACCTGGCGGAAGCAACGACCACCCACTGGCATGGTTTCCATATTCCGGCCGTTATGGACGGTGGCCCCCACCAGATGATCGATGCCGGTACGACCTGGTCGCCGTCGTTTGAGGTAAAAAACAACGCGGGCACCTACTGGTATCACCCGCACCTGCACGAAAAAACAAAGGAGCAATTGACCTACGGAGCCGGTGGTCTGATCATCATCAAAGACCCCATTGAATCGGCGCTGGCCCTGCCCCGCACCTATGGCGAAGATGATATTCCGCTCATCCTGACCAGCCGAAACTACACATCGACCAACGCCTTCGACCTCTCGAACCGTGCCTATGGCGATTATCAGCTGACCAACGGCACATCGAGCGCACAGGTCAGTTTGCCCAAGCAATTTGTGCGGCTGCGCATTCTCAACGCCGAAATTGAGCGTGGGTATAACCTTGGCTTCAGCGACAACCGAACATTTTATATTATCACCAACGATGGGGGACTGCTGGACACGCCGGTGCCCGTAACGCGGGTAAAAATGATGGTGGGCGAGCGCGTTGAAATACTGGTCAACCTCGGCAACGATGCCGTTGGGTCAAGTCTGGACCTGATGGCCTACAACGCCGGGCAGGCCTTTGGCTTTCCGGGTGGTGAGCCGAATACAAGCGGGGATTTTGGGAGTTTGCTGAACAACAAGGACTTTGCAGTGCTGCATGTTAACGTGAAAGCCACAACGCAAACCGGCATTACCGCCCTTCCGGCTAAATTGACCACAAACACATACTGGACAAATGCTGACGTGACCAACAGCCGGACCATCACCATCACCGGCGGGCAGGGCGCTACGGCCTTTTCATTCGACAACAACCTCTACGGCGAAACGAAGATCAACCACACGATCAAGCTGAATGCCATCGAGAAATGGACGATTACCAACAACAACATTTTCGGGCACTCCTTCCATATTCACGACATCCAGTTCAAGATTATTTCGAGAAGTTCGGGCGCCGTGGGCACGCACGAATCGGGCTGGAAAGACACTGTTTTTGTACCCGTCGGTGAAAGCGTTTCGGTTATCGCCAAGTTTGATGATTTCGCCAGCAGCACCAACGCCTTCATGTACCATTGCCACTTTTCGAACCACGAAGACGGCGGCATGATGGGCCAGTTTCTGGTTGTTCAGTAA